One Tissierellales bacterium DNA window includes the following coding sequences:
- a CDS encoding HD-GYP domain-containing protein produces MAIDPKIINMYNNLIDEISIFVKSDQNLSFDLNSKLTVNDYITIDKRINRNAVIKTDPIDLLYKNEIKETKKTFENVKNGQSLDISSIESFIDTALPDITGNNNILSRIRQLKEDDDYTYRHSLNVSILATNIGKWLGYSAKQLKELGTAALLFDIGKLTIPSEILNRPHKVTSKESKIIQQHTVTGYNMLKLLNLPDSILLAVLQHHENMDGSGYPLGVSGDKIHEFAKIIHICDMYDAMTTDRIYAPKKSPFEVADLIRIESGSKLDPGIAYIFLNNIAEFYSGSKVILNNGQTGTIRHINPLNPTSITLQIGEKFLDLSKSPQLKIVDFI; encoded by the coding sequence ATGGCTATAGATCCTAAAATAATAAACATGTACAATAATTTAATAGATGAAATAAGTATATTTGTAAAATCTGATCAAAATCTTTCGTTTGATTTAAATTCAAAGTTGACCGTAAACGATTATATTACTATTGATAAACGAATTAATCGAAATGCTGTCATAAAAACTGATCCTATAGATTTGCTTTATAAAAATGAAATTAAAGAAACTAAAAAAACGTTTGAAAATGTCAAAAATGGTCAATCATTAGATATTTCTTCGATTGAATCATTTATAGATACTGCGCTTCCGGATATTACTGGAAATAACAATATTTTATCTAGAATTAGACAATTAAAAGAAGACGACGATTATACTTATAGACACTCTTTAAACGTCTCAATACTAGCTACTAATATTGGCAAGTGGCTCGGTTATTCAGCTAAGCAATTAAAAGAACTTGGCACGGCCGCACTTCTTTTTGACATTGGCAAATTGACTATACCATCTGAAATTTTAAATAGACCTCACAAAGTTACATCTAAGGAATCAAAAATTATACAACAACATACTGTGACAGGCTACAATATGTTAAAGCTATTAAACTTACCAGATAGCATACTATTAGCTGTACTTCAGCATCATGAGAATATGGACGGCTCGGGATATCCGCTAGGTGTCTCTGGCGACAAAATTCATGAGTTTGCAAAAATCATACATATATGTGATATGTATGATGCTATGACTACTGACCGCATCTACGCTCCTAAAAAATCGCCTTTTGAAGTTGCTGATTTAATTAGGATAGAAAGTGGTTCTAAACTTGATCCAGGTATAGCGTATATCTTTTTGAATAATATCGCTGAATTCTACTCTGGTTCAAAAGTAATACTAAATAACGGGCAAACTGGTACTATAAGACATATTAATCCTTTAAATCCAACATCTATTACGCTTCAAATAGGTGAGAAATTTTTAGATTTGAGTAAGTCACCACAATTAAAAATTGTTGATTTCATCTAA
- a CDS encoding HAMP domain-containing histidine kinase has translation MFKIFMSITTLSVVGLAFILNGYLNTYFINQREETLLEQCVLIQEQYTLFQEQYDLHGKSPATTAFQSNFIKELSALDKYLKARILLIDKTGLILIDSKDADSSILRTSVKYRELTSVFKGDIVTIKDYNNPYFDEPILLIGYPIKSSDNVVSALFVHSPLPEITKTSHEIFSISLFVILSIFLIASIAILIMGSRFKYEFYRIIRALKNIAKGDFSERILTNRQDELAEIAHHINYMANELDTIESSRRTFISNISHDLRSPLTSISGYSQAILDHTIPVESQDRYLRIINSESLRLKNLANSLISLTKFESFEILEKKAFDINQLLLSTLDSFENRIEEKNLHVDIQLTDKPLDALGAPDQIERVIYNLIDNAIKFSPNDGLFKISIVAEKKHFLVSICNEGPTIDTEELNQIWNRFYKSDSSRGKNNNGYGLGLAIVREIILNHKEQIFVESCSEHGTSFSFTLEHQARKVEKSSTLLSKN, from the coding sequence ATGTTTAAAATTTTTATGTCAATCACAACCTTGAGTGTTGTAGGATTAGCTTTCATTTTAAACGGGTATCTAAATACTTATTTTATAAATCAAAGAGAGGAAACTCTTTTAGAGCAATGTGTTTTGATTCAAGAACAATATACCTTGTTTCAGGAACAATACGATCTTCATGGCAAATCGCCTGCAACTACTGCATTTCAAAGTAATTTTATAAAAGAGTTATCTGCTCTAGATAAATATTTAAAAGCAAGAATTTTGCTAATTGATAAAACTGGATTAATTCTCATAGACTCTAAAGATGCAGATTCATCTATACTCAGAACAAGCGTCAAGTACAGAGAATTGACTTCTGTTTTCAAGGGTGATATTGTGACTATAAAAGACTACAACAATCCTTATTTTGACGAACCTATTTTATTGATAGGTTATCCAATAAAATCATCGGATAATGTTGTATCTGCACTATTTGTTCACTCACCACTACCTGAGATAACAAAAACATCGCATGAAATATTTAGTATAAGTTTGTTTGTTATATTGTCTATATTCCTTATAGCTTCAATAGCTATATTGATTATGGGTTCTAGGTTTAAGTACGAGTTTTATAGAATAATTAGAGCCTTAAAAAATATCGCAAAAGGTGATTTTTCAGAACGAATATTGACCAATAGGCAAGACGAGTTAGCAGAAATTGCACATCATATAAATTATATGGCAAATGAATTAGATACTATAGAGTCAAGCAGACGTACATTTATATCAAATATATCACATGACTTGAGATCTCCTCTCACTTCAATTTCTGGATACTCTCAGGCAATACTCGACCATACTATACCTGTTGAATCTCAAGATCGATATCTTAGAATAATAAATAGTGAAAGTTTGAGGTTAAAAAATTTAGCTAATAGTTTAATAAGTCTTACAAAATTCGAGTCATTTGAAATACTAGAGAAAAAGGCTTTTGATATCAATCAGTTACTTCTGTCTACTTTAGATAGTTTTGAAAACCGAATAGAAGAAAAGAACTTGCACGTTGACATACAGCTTACTGATAAACCACTAGACGCGCTCGGAGCTCCTGATCAGATTGAGCGTGTAATTTACAACCTAATAGATAATGCTATCAAATTTTCACCTAACGATGGCCTGTTTAAAATATCTATAGTTGCTGAAAAAAAACATTTTTTAGTTTCAATTTGCAATGAGGGCCCTACTATAGATACTGAAGAGCTAAATCAAATTTGGAATAGATTTTATAAATCGGACTCTTCTAGAGGCAAAAACAACAATGGTTACGGTTTGGGTCTGGCAATTGTAAGAGAAATTATTCTAAATCATAAAGAACAAATTTTCGTTGAAAGCTGTAGTGAGCATGGAACTAGCTTCTCGTTCACGCTAGAACATCAAGCTAGAAAGGTTGAAAAATCAAGTACTTTACTCTCTAAAAACTAA
- a CDS encoding lysophospholipase, with protein MSKGYGFKLKRENNRELDCICWTVENPRGILQISHGMAEHKKRYENFAKFLNSKGFSVYAHDHRGHGKSANEKLGFFAYESGWEKVRDDIYALTKEIKRREGNVPIFLFGHSMGSFLSRAYIQEYGAEIKGVILSGTAGKPGIKGVIGKKIAENNGKKYGVDTLSPKLNDMAFGNYNNRCKDNKTEFDWLSRDENEVQKYIEDPLCGFVCTNQFYADLLGGLINISKRREIKKIPKNLPIFLISGSMDPVGEYKKGVLQTYLSYSKCGIKDVRYKFYEGARHELINELNKNEVYEDIINWIEEHL; from the coding sequence ATGTCAAAAGGATATGGTTTTAAGTTAAAACGAGAAAATAACAGAGAATTAGATTGTATTTGCTGGACAGTTGAAAATCCACGCGGTATATTGCAAATTTCTCACGGTATGGCAGAGCATAAGAAAAGATATGAGAACTTTGCAAAATTTTTAAATTCAAAAGGATTTAGTGTTTATGCACATGATCATAGAGGGCATGGTAAATCAGCTAATGAAAAACTTGGTTTCTTTGCGTATGAAAGTGGATGGGAAAAAGTTAGAGATGATATATATGCACTTACTAAAGAAATAAAACGTAGAGAAGGAAATGTACCTATATTTTTATTTGGGCATAGTATGGGTTCTTTTTTATCAAGGGCATATATACAAGAGTATGGCGCAGAAATTAAAGGGGTAATACTTTCAGGAACAGCAGGAAAGCCTGGAATTAAAGGTGTTATAGGTAAAAAGATTGCAGAAAATAACGGTAAAAAATATGGAGTGGATACATTAAGTCCAAAACTTAATGACATGGCTTTTGGAAACTACAACAATAGATGTAAGGATAATAAAACTGAATTTGATTGGCTTTCAAGAGATGAAAATGAAGTTCAAAAATACATAGAAGACCCACTATGTGGCTTTGTATGTACAAATCAATTTTATGCGGATTTATTAGGGGGGCTTATAAATATATCGAAACGAAGAGAAATTAAAAAGATACCAAAAAATTTGCCTATATTTTTGATTTCTGGAAGCATGGATCCTGTTGGAGAATATAAAAAAGGAGTTCTTCAAACATATCTGAGTTATTCAAAGTGTGGAATAAAAGATGTAAGATATAAATTTTATGAAGGCGCTCGCCATGAATTAATAAATGAGCTGAATAAAAATGAAGTATATGAAGATATAATTAATTGGATAGAGGAACACTTGTAA
- the ybaK gene encoding Cys-tRNA(Pro) deacylase has protein sequence MKKTNAMRLLDQKKVEYKTTEYKVDEADLSATHAAKMLGVDVKLVYKTLVLRAKNGDILIACIPGAEEIDLKALAKTSGHKKIEMIKMKELLGLTGYIRGGVSPLGMKKQYKTYLEESMFELENIYFSAGERGKQIYMSPSKLEKVLNAKRGSFVIKK, from the coding sequence ATGAAAAAAACAAATGCTATGAGGTTATTAGACCAAAAAAAAGTAGAGTATAAAACAACAGAATATAAAGTTGACGAAGCTGATTTAAGTGCAACACATGCAGCAAAAATGCTAGGTGTTGACGTGAAATTGGTTTATAAAACTCTGGTTTTAAGAGCAAAAAACGGAGATATATTGATAGCTTGTATACCAGGAGCAGAGGAAATAGATTTAAAAGCACTTGCAAAGACATCGGGGCATAAAAAAATAGAGATGATAAAAATGAAAGAACTACTAGGTTTAACTGGATATATACGAGGTGGCGTTTCACCATTAGGCATGAAAAAACAATATAAAACATATTTGGAAGAGAGTATGTTTGAATTAGAAAATATATATTTTAGCGCAGGAGAGAGAGGAAAGCAGATATACATGTCTCCGAGCAAACTAGAAAAAGTACTGAATGCTAAAAGGGGTTCATTTGTAATAAAGAAATAG
- a CDS encoding SEC-C metal-binding domain-containing protein: protein MALYQQWNDQFHTDMTREEYESFWNKYIPKETKVYEHILSNPKEKLSGDIKTLSEKFEMSAVEFAGFLDGINTSLESELDLDSLSEESNVELDVNLANLYYNMLDNKAEWLYTLPMWDELLSESEKNDIAKKQRKSKTIVKEPKIGRNEPCPCGSGKKYKKCCGKN from the coding sequence ATGGCATTATATCAACAATGGAATGATCAATTCCACACAGATATGACTAGAGAAGAATATGAATCATTTTGGAATAAATATATACCAAAGGAAACAAAGGTTTATGAACATATTTTATCAAATCCAAAAGAAAAATTAAGTGGTGATATCAAAACTTTGAGTGAAAAATTTGAGATGTCTGCTGTAGAATTTGCAGGTTTCTTAGACGGAATCAATACAAGTCTTGAGTCTGAACTTGATTTAGATTCTTTATCTGAAGAATCTAATGTAGAGTTAGATGTGAATTTAGCTAATTTATACTACAACATGCTTGATAACAAAGCAGAGTGGCTTTATACTCTTCCTATGTGGGATGAATTATTAAGTGAATCAGAAAAGAATGACATTGCTAAAAAGCAACGTAAATCTAAGACTATAGTTAAAGAGCCTAAGATTGGTAGAAATGAGCCATGCCCATGTGGTAGCGGTAAAAAATACAAAAAGTGCTGTGGCAAAAACTAA
- a CDS encoding biotin--[acetyl-CoA-carboxylase] ligase produces the protein MKQKILEFLIKNENDYISGQEMSEKLGVSRNAVWKHIQNLKKEGFQIESIKHKGYKLVQLEEHQKDCLNYGLISPYLDTEFIGNKIYYYDSVGSTNVEAKKLADKNSGEGWIVIAEEQTEGKGRLGRTWQSPKKTGIWMSIVLRPDVEPREVPQLTQLAAAALIEALAKFGIEAQIKWPNDIVINGKKICGILTEMTGTIERLNYIILGIGMNVNLEKNDFPEELLDKATSIYMENGQKMNRQELVGEVLNSIEKYYKYFVAHDHEKYLDVCRANSVLIGKTVRIIKHNKERKGVAVGIDNNGALIVEIEGKLEKVISGEVSVRGLYGYSE, from the coding sequence ATGAAACAGAAAATTTTAGAGTTCTTGATAAAAAATGAAAACGATTATATTTCAGGTCAAGAGATGAGTGAAAAATTGGGAGTATCACGAAATGCAGTTTGGAAGCATATTCAAAACCTAAAAAAAGAGGGTTTTCAGATAGAATCAATCAAACACAAAGGTTATAAATTAGTTCAATTAGAGGAACATCAAAAAGATTGCTTGAATTATGGACTGATATCTCCATATTTGGATACAGAGTTCATTGGAAATAAAATTTATTATTATGATTCTGTAGGATCGACTAATGTGGAGGCAAAGAAATTAGCTGATAAAAATTCCGGTGAAGGATGGATTGTAATAGCAGAAGAGCAAACTGAAGGCAAAGGTCGCCTTGGAAGAACTTGGCAATCGCCTAAAAAGACTGGAATATGGATGTCAATAGTACTTAGACCAGATGTTGAACCGAGAGAAGTTCCACAGCTTACACAATTAGCTGCGGCAGCACTTATAGAGGCATTAGCTAAATTTGGAATTGAAGCACAAATAAAATGGCCTAATGATATAGTGATAAATGGGAAGAAGATTTGTGGTATACTCACAGAAATGACGGGAACTATAGAAAGGCTTAACTATATAATACTTGGAATCGGAATGAATGTTAATTTGGAAAAAAATGATTTTCCGGAAGAATTATTGGATAAAGCAACATCTATCTATATGGAAAATGGTCAAAAAATGAATAGACAAGAGTTAGTAGGAGAAGTGTTAAACAGCATAGAGAAGTACTATAAATATTTTGTCGCTCATGACCACGAAAAGTATTTAGACGTTTGTAGAGCCAATTCGGTACTTATAGGCAAAACGGTTAGAATTATAAAACATAATAAAGAGAGAAAAGGAGTGGCTGTTGGAATAGACAATAACGGGGCTTTGATAGTTGAAATTGAAGGTAAATTAGAAAAAGTAATATCTGGAGAAGTTAGCGTAAGGGGATTATATGGTTACAGTGAATAA
- a CDS encoding trypsin-like peptidase domain-containing protein, with product MSEDFNSDNNFKENEAQNPNVRIWSEPAKKSRLSFPKILVLGVVCSATAGSFIGVGYNIASSYIPKTQTVVAQTIPANNVQNISFTSTDSPITKIYEDVNPSIVSITNKFTTEDFFMREIVQEGQGSGIIFNTSDDELLIVTNYHVVQGANNLTIHFSSGETAEASIVGGDAQTDLAVVKVPKENLDETFFKTLKPATFGSSDNLKIGEPAIAIGSPVNYENSATVGVISGLNRKLNLSGRNLTLIQTDAAINPGNSGGALLNIAGEVIGINTVKIADTEVEGIGFAIPITDAMPIIDDLVNNGHVERPYLGIAGKNVTDELSDLYELPVGVFVQYVYENSPADKAGLEPKDIIVEFDGLKLPTMTDIKNNIKSHEVGDEVKLVIIRDNKRIEFKATLDTIKSN from the coding sequence ATGAGCGAAGACTTTAACTCAGACAATAATTTTAAGGAAAATGAAGCGCAAAATCCGAATGTTAGAATCTGGTCTGAACCTGCAAAAAAATCTAGATTATCATTTCCTAAAATACTTGTTTTAGGCGTGGTTTGTTCTGCTACGGCAGGTTCTTTCATTGGAGTTGGGTATAATATCGCTTCATCATATATTCCCAAAACACAAACAGTAGTTGCACAAACTATACCTGCAAATAATGTGCAGAATATATCGTTTACATCTACCGATTCTCCAATAACTAAAATCTATGAAGATGTAAATCCATCCATAGTATCGATAACTAACAAATTTACAACTGAAGATTTTTTCATGAGAGAAATAGTACAGGAAGGTCAAGGCTCTGGTATTATATTCAATACATCTGATGACGAACTTCTAATAGTTACTAACTACCATGTAGTACAAGGCGCTAATAACTTGACTATTCACTTCTCATCAGGAGAAACGGCTGAAGCCTCGATTGTCGGTGGTGATGCTCAAACTGATTTAGCCGTAGTAAAGGTACCTAAAGAAAACTTAGATGAAACATTTTTCAAAACTCTAAAACCTGCTACATTTGGCAGCTCTGATAATTTAAAAATTGGAGAACCTGCTATAGCCATAGGCTCTCCTGTAAATTACGAAAATAGTGCTACCGTTGGAGTCATATCTGGATTAAATAGGAAGCTAAATCTTTCAGGTAGGAACTTAACTCTTATACAAACCGATGCTGCTATAAATCCTGGTAATAGTGGCGGTGCTCTATTGAATATTGCTGGTGAAGTTATTGGAATCAATACAGTAAAAATTGCAGATACTGAAGTTGAAGGTATTGGTTTTGCTATTCCAATTACAGATGCTATGCCTATAATAGATGATCTTGTAAACAATGGACACGTAGAGCGACCTTATCTTGGTATAGCTGGTAAAAATGTAACAGATGAGTTATCTGATCTTTATGAACTCCCTGTTGGAGTATTTGTTCAGTATGTATATGAAAATAGTCCTGCTGACAAAGCTGGTCTAGAACCTAAAGATATAATAGTCGAGTTTGATGGTTTAAAATTACCTACAATGACTGACATAAAAAATAATATAAAATCACACGAAGTGGGCGATGAAGTAAAACTAGTAATAATAAGAGATAACAAAAGAATAGAATTTAAGGCAACATTAGATACAATTAAAAGCAATTAA
- a CDS encoding metallophosphoesterase family protein — MKLIHIADLHLGRCFNTNDHNYNHLRREELFETFENVLRYGRDKGIYHVLISGDFYEDDTCTYKEIKRIVSIIEMYAEINIYIIAGNHDPLNEQSWYTRITWPENVNILIDENDKAIVENIEIYGLSWRQKLWKNEKIFEFDLDNSKTNILMLHGDIKDLKSDYFAIDVEKYLNLGFDYLALGHIHKPEIQNKYSYPGSLEPMKFANNEKHGMVVLDANDEAIKVEFVEFAKRNFNTIELIVDRDEKIDQIEENCRKMMNDIGSREDIYRIRFKGVLKSTCAETIKGNLEKYFYKVEFENKAIGVTEILDCDNPIFEKVQKELSKETYSPEMKKRIEEIVLTALIKTGRA; from the coding sequence ATGAAATTAATACACATTGCAGATTTACATTTAGGTAGATGTTTTAATACTAATGATCACAACTATAACCACTTAAGAAGAGAAGAACTTTTTGAAACATTTGAAAATGTTTTGAGATATGGCAGAGATAAAGGAATTTATCATGTACTTATAAGTGGCGATTTTTATGAAGATGATACCTGTACTTATAAAGAGATAAAAAGAATAGTAAGCATTATAGAGATGTATGCTGAAATAAATATATACATTATTGCTGGAAATCATGACCCACTCAATGAACAATCGTGGTACACTAGGATAACTTGGCCTGAAAATGTCAATATATTGATAGATGAAAATGATAAAGCAATTGTTGAAAATATAGAAATATATGGATTAAGTTGGAGACAAAAGCTTTGGAAAAATGAGAAAATTTTTGAATTTGATTTAGATAATAGCAAAACAAATATACTTATGCTACATGGAGATATCAAAGATTTAAAATCAGACTATTTTGCTATTGATGTCGAAAAATATTTGAATTTAGGATTTGACTATTTAGCCTTAGGGCATATACACAAACCAGAAATTCAAAATAAATACTCATATCCAGGATCATTAGAGCCAATGAAATTTGCAAACAATGAAAAACATGGAATGGTGGTATTAGATGCTAATGATGAGGCGATAAAGGTCGAATTTGTAGAGTTTGCAAAGCGAAATTTCAATACAATAGAATTAATTGTCGATAGAGATGAAAAAATAGATCAAATAGAAGAAAATTGTAGAAAAATGATGAATGATATAGGTAGTAGAGAAGATATATATAGGATTCGATTTAAAGGAGTACTCAAAAGTACTTGTGCAGAAACAATAAAAGGTAATTTAGAGAAATATTTCTATAAGGTTGAATTTGAAAATAAAGCTATTGGAGTGACTGAAATATTAGATTGTGACAACCCAATCTTTGAAAAGGTACAGAAAGAACTTAGCAAAGAGACTTACTCTCCAGAGATGAAAAAGCGTATAGAAGAAATAGTGTTGACAGCTTTGATAAAGACAGGGAGGGCGTAG
- a CDS encoding chemotaxis response regulator protein-glutamate methylesterase, whose protein sequence is MQKRKKIKTLIVDDSIVFRKTLEDGLKQDSGIEIVGTASNPYEARDMIIKHRPDVMTLDVEMPRMNGIDFLKKLMPQYPMPVVVVSAVSENVFDALDAGAVDFVTKARGNGEIMSMINELIVKIKIASVSKVSQHKTSYEKIVPASIGGAKTEKIIAIGASTGGTEATYDLIKYFPKDIPGTVIVQHMPAGFTKMYADRLNRCCLVYVKEAQHGDKIERGKVLIAPGGDQHMKVVRRGNNFYVELERGGKVNGHCPSVDILFQSVADRVGSKAIGVILTGMGRDGASGLLEMRNNGAYTIGQDEKSSIVYGMPKVAYDIGGVEKVSNLSGMHKIIIDKCKNK, encoded by the coding sequence ATGCAGAAGAGAAAAAAAATAAAAACGCTTATAGTAGACGATTCCATTGTGTTTAGAAAGACATTAGAGGATGGTTTAAAACAAGATTCTGGGATAGAGATTGTTGGGACAGCGTCTAATCCATATGAAGCAAGAGATATGATAATAAAACATAGACCGGATGTAATGACATTAGATGTAGAGATGCCAAGGATGAATGGTATAGACTTTTTGAAAAAATTAATGCCGCAATATCCTATGCCAGTAGTTGTTGTAAGTGCAGTTAGTGAAAATGTCTTTGATGCTTTAGATGCTGGGGCAGTGGATTTTGTTACCAAGGCGAGAGGAAATGGTGAAATAATGTCTATGATTAATGAATTGATTGTTAAGATAAAAATTGCATCTGTTTCTAAAGTATCTCAGCATAAAACTAGTTATGAAAAAATCGTACCGGCATCTATTGGAGGGGCGAAAACGGAAAAAATAATAGCCATAGGAGCTTCCACTGGTGGGACGGAGGCTACTTATGATTTAATAAAGTATTTTCCAAAGGATATACCCGGTACGGTTATAGTACAGCATATGCCAGCTGGTTTTACAAAGATGTATGCGGATCGTCTAAATAGATGCTGCCTAGTTTATGTAAAAGAAGCTCAGCATGGAGATAAAATAGAACGTGGAAAAGTGCTGATAGCTCCTGGAGGGGATCAGCATATGAAAGTTGTGAGACGAGGCAATAATTTTTACGTTGAGCTTGAAAGAGGTGGAAAGGTAAATGGTCATTGTCCATCGGTAGATATTTTATTTCAATCAGTAGCAGATAGAGTGGGTTCAAAGGCAATAGGAGTAATACTTACAGGAATGGGAAGAGATGGTGCATCTGGATTGTTGGAGATGAGAAACAATGGGGCTTATACAATTGGTCAAGATGAAAAAAGCTCTATAGTGTATGGGATGCCAAAGGTTGCATACGACATAGGAGGGGTTGAAAAGGTAAGTAATCTTTCGGGTATGCACAAAATAATAATAGATAAGTGCAAAAATAAATAA
- a CDS encoding response regulator transcription factor: protein MQSKILIVEDDPNIASLIELYLQKEGYKTQISYNGREALSAFTEFNPDLMLLDIMLPEMNGYDICREIRKQSNVPIIMLTAKTETFDKVLGLELGADDYIVKPFEPKELLARVKAVMRRYNIPVDQKQSNEIIYTNLKINPDDYSLVYRGELMEIPPKEFELLTFLAKNPNQVFTREQLLDHVWGYDYYGETRTVDVHIKRLREKFSDENDWQIKTVWSVGYKFTTN, encoded by the coding sequence ATGCAATCAAAAATACTTATAGTAGAAGATGATCCTAATATCGCATCTCTTATAGAACTCTATTTACAAAAAGAAGGCTATAAAACACAAATTTCATACAATGGACGCGAAGCACTTTCTGCATTTACTGAATTCAATCCTGATCTCATGCTTCTAGACATCATGCTACCCGAGATGAATGGATACGATATATGTAGGGAAATAAGAAAACAAAGCAATGTTCCTATAATAATGTTAACTGCAAAAACAGAAACCTTTGACAAGGTTTTAGGATTAGAATTAGGTGCCGACGATTATATAGTAAAACCATTTGAACCTAAAGAACTCTTAGCTAGAGTCAAAGCTGTTATGAGAAGATATAACATACCCGTTGATCAAAAACAGTCAAACGAAATAATATATACTAATTTAAAAATAAATCCAGATGACTATAGTCTAGTTTACAGAGGTGAATTGATGGAAATTCCACCAAAAGAGTTTGAGTTGTTAACATTCCTTGCCAAAAATCCCAATCAAGTCTTTACTAGAGAACAATTACTAGACCATGTTTGGGGTTATGATTATTACGGTGAGACTAGAACCGTTGACGTTCATATTAAAAGGCTTAGAGAAAAGTTTTCTGATGAAAATGATTGGCAAATAAAAACAGTTTGGAGTGTTGGGTATAAATTCACTACAAACTAA
- a CDS encoding DegV family protein: MSKIVIVTDSTSCMTRDYVENNDIKVMPILVDFDGTVIREGFQGEYEESYRLLEICKDFPKTSQPPIGEFEEVFKSAINSGNDVIAIMVSSKTSGTYNTALMAAHMVGSDSISVIDSQTSGPNLRVLVERANELANDGKSRDEIVKIIEKEKKHMSVNMTFETLDYIEKAGRLSHSKKVIVNMLNIKPIVGVVDGTIQIVGRSRGKNKAIKQMIDNIHPDAKIIHIAYILNRDEAQKLGDMVAKKHPDAVIELSEIGPSLGTMFGPRALGILCSW, encoded by the coding sequence ATGTCAAAAATCGTAATTGTTACTGATTCTACATCATGTATGACACGCGATTATGTTGAAAACAATGATATAAAAGTAATGCCTATATTAGTCGACTTTGATGGGACTGTTATTCGTGAAGGATTTCAAGGAGAATACGAAGAATCTTATAGATTGCTAGAAATTTGTAAAGATTTCCCTAAAACTTCTCAGCCACCTATTGGAGAGTTTGAAGAAGTATTTAAATCTGCTATAAATTCTGGAAATGATGTCATTGCTATAATGGTATCTTCTAAAACTAGTGGAACTTATAATACAGCGCTTATGGCCGCACATATGGTTGGTTCTGATAGCATATCCGTAATAGATTCTCAAACGTCTGGACCAAATCTAAGAGTATTAGTAGAAAGAGCAAATGAACTTGCTAACGATGGTAAATCTAGAGATGAAATAGTAAAAATTATAGAAAAAGAAAAAAAACACATGAGTGTTAACATGACATTTGAAACTCTCGACTATATAGAAAAAGCAGGTAGGCTGTCTCACAGTAAAAAAGTCATAGTTAATATGTTAAACATAAAACCAATAGTTGGAGTAGTTGATGGAACTATACAAATAGTTGGTCGATCTAGAGGAAAAAATAAAGCTATAAAACAAATGATTGACAATATTCATCCAGATGCTAAAATCATTCATATTGCTTATATTCTAAATAGAGACGAGGCACAAAAACTCGGAGATATGGTTGCAAAGAAACACCCTGATGCAGTTATAGAATTAAGTGAAATCGGACCATCTTTAGGTACAATGTTTGGACCTAGGGCCCTTGGCATTTTATGTAGTTGGTAA